TAGTTTACCGATATAGAGAAAACGGCATCCGAATAAATGATTACTGATTCGAACACAAGGAGGACATGGAAATGAATGAAAAAGTTGTTATTATATCAAATGGTTATGATCGTATAGATGGCAGAAATGCTTATCAATCGGACATCAAACGTTTAACGTTAGGTGCTCCTATGCTGGAAGAAAATAAAAAAATGCAGATTGCAGTACAAATTTGGAAAATGAATAAAGAGGATGAATTGATTGTGGCTCAGGAACTGCCTGTTCATCAAGTATTTGACATGATGATATTTTTGTCCAGGACATTGCTTTACTTTAAAGAGGCTT
This region of Aminipila luticellarii genomic DNA includes:
- a CDS encoding DUF6530 family protein is translated as MNEKVVIISNGYDRIDGRNAYQSDIKRLTLGAPMLEENKKMQIAVQIWKMNKEDELIVAQELPVHQVFDMMIFLSRTLLYFKEAYRLPLLYDPEKPTVERIGVQGDVLPVEVCTDNQNINEDIKAFAQSLNDLGELIGERQRVLGRILEELECY